TGCCTGACCACGCGCGCGTCCCAGATGTGATGCGAGCCTTCCGGCCGGTTCGACGGGAACGTCGAACCGGCGCCGGGCTCATCCATGACCGGTCCATCTTCGTTCCGGCCGCACAGTGCTCAAGGTGTGCGGCGGCTGCGTGAGGCGATGGTGTGGGGCAGGAGGGGAGCTAGCGCTGCCCGAGCTCGGCGAGGGTCAGGATCTCGTCGACGAGTCGCGAAGCCGCATCGGGGCGGGAGATACGCTTCGCGTTGGCGCTCATGGCGTTTCGGCGCATGACGTCATCGAGGAGTCCGGTGATCTCCTGGCCGAGCCGATCAGGGGTGGCGTCGGTTTGCTCCAGGACGACCGCCGCGTCGGCGTTGCTGAGCACCCGAGCGTTCTTTCGCTGCTCGTCGCCCCAGGTGCCGGGAAGCGGAATGAGAATCGCCGGCATCCCGAGGTAGGCGAGCTCGCTGACCGTTCCGGCACCCGCGCGGCCAATCACGAGATCCGTGATCGCGTAGAGATCAGCGATCTCACTCCCGAGAAATTCCTGCACGACATAACGCTTTTGGAGTTCCGGCGCCCAGGTCTCACGCTTCTGGCGGAGACGGGCGGCATCATCGTTGGCGACGGCCGGACCTGTCTGGTGCACGACCTGCGCCCGCTCCAGGAGCTGGGGCAGGAGTGCCTCGATCCGCTGGTTGATCGGGCTGGCGCCGCGAGCGCCGCCGGTGATGAAGATCACGGGGAGGTCAGGCGAGAGGCCGAAGTGCTCCCAACCTCGGGCCTTGTCGCCCTCTGCGATCGAGGCGCGCACCGGGTTGCCGGTGATGACCACATGCTGGTGGTGCTTTCGCGCGATCTGCGCGGTTTCGTCGAATGCGACGGCGAAGCGCTTGGCGAAGCGGGCGGCGGTGCGATTGGCGATCCCTACCTGGGCGGTCTGCTCGTGCGTGATGACTGGCGCCATTCGTGATCCGGCGACGACGGTCGGCACGCTCACCGCGCCACCGGTGCTGAAGATGACGTCCGGGCGGAAGGCGCGAACCTGGCGCCACGCCTGGGCGATGCCGACCGGGATGCGAAGCATGTCCGTGACCGTCTGGACAGAGAGGTAGCGGCGCAGCTTCCCGGTCTGAACCGCGACGAACGGCACACCGTGGGAAAGCGCGATGTCCCGCTCTACCCCGACGTGGCTGCCGACCCACAGGATTTCCACGGGAATTCCGCGCCTGCGGAGTTCTTCGATCACGGCTACGGCCGACAGGACATGGCCACCGGTGCCGCCGGCCGCGATAAGCAGGCGCAAAGGGGTACTGGGACTGGTCACGGATCTCCTCGATCGTCTGAATGCTGCCTGGTGGGATGCCGGCCGGCGCATAGGCGGCGGCGCTCGGTTGAGTATAGACGTCGACCACGCGCACACGCGTGCTACCATCCC
Above is a window of Longimicrobiales bacterium DNA encoding:
- the murG gene encoding undecaprenyldiphospho-muramoylpentapeptide beta-N-acetylglucosaminyltransferase; its protein translation is MTSPSTPLRLLIAAGGTGGHVLSAVAVIEELRRRGIPVEILWVGSHVGVERDIALSHGVPFVAVQTGKLRRYLSVQTVTDMLRIPVGIAQAWRQVRAFRPDVIFSTGGAVSVPTVVAGSRMAPVITHEQTAQVGIANRTAARFAKRFAVAFDETAQIARKHHQHVVITGNPVRASIAEGDKARGWEHFGLSPDLPVIFITGGARGASPINQRIEALLPQLLERAQVVHQTGPAVANDDAARLRQKRETWAPELQKRYVVQEFLGSEIADLYAITDLVIGRAGAGTVSELAYLGMPAILIPLPGTWGDEQRKNARVLSNADAAVVLEQTDATPDRLGQEITGLLDDVMRRNAMSANAKRISRPDAASRLVDEILTLAELGQR